A genomic stretch from Hemibagrus wyckioides isolate EC202008001 linkage group LG02, SWU_Hwy_1.0, whole genome shotgun sequence includes:
- the znf207a gene encoding BUB3-interacting and GLEBS motif-containing protein ZNF207a isoform X2 — MGRKKKKQMKPWCWYCNRDFDDEKILIQHQKAKHFKCHICHKKLYTGPGLAIHCMQVHKETIDGVPNAIPGRTDIELEIYGMEGIPEKDMEERRRVLEQKTQENQKKKQNQDDSDEDDDDDEAGPSFQQAAAQPQAAYAPMAQPGMAPVPTPGMPPGSYSGMPPMMPAVPPMMPGMPPVMPGMPPGMMPMGGMMPPGPGMPPMMPGMPPGMPPPMGHRPGMSHMPQAPASTTSGMIPRAATPAATVAAPQPAVTKPLFPSAGQAVPGAAAATTSAAPKATFPAYSQPAPSAASAGSTVAKPATPITSKPATLTTTSATSKLIHPDEDISLEELRAQLPRYQCKIPNTGQAHISTPPVGPMGGVLPAQQGASSQPARHPMHGPYGTPSQAVPGYVPGAMSPYGQGPPMVPPYQGAPPRPPMAMRPPVMSQGGRY, encoded by the exons ATgggaaggaaaaagaagaagcagatgAAGCCATGGTGTTG GTATTGTAATAGGGATTTTGATGACGAAAAGATTCTTATTCAGCACCAAAAGGCCAAACACTTTAAGTGTCACATATGTCATAAAAAGCTATACACTGGTCCGGGCCTGGCCATCCACTGTATGCAG GTTCACAAAGAAACAATCGATGGTGTTCCCAATGCCATACCTGGAAGAACAGACATTGAATTGGAAATTTATGGGATGGAGGGTATTCCAGAGAAAGATATGGAAGAAAGGAGACGGGTACTCGAGCAGAAAACACAGG AAAaccagaaaaagaaacagaaccaAGATGACtcggatgaagatgatgatgatgatgaggcaGGACCCTCATTCCAGCAGGCAGCAGCACAGCCTCAGGCTGCTTACGCTCCTATGGCACAGCCTGGAATGGCACCTGTGCCCACACCAGGGATGCCACCTGGGAGCTACTCAG gaatgcCACCAATGATGCCTGCAGTCCCTCCCATGATGCCAGGGATGCCCCCAGTTATGCCAGGGATGCCACCTGG CATGATGCCCATGGGTGGGATGATGCCACCGGGACCAGGAATGCCTCCGATGATGCCAGGCATGCCACCAG GCATGCCTCCTCCTATGGGCCATCGTCCAGGTATGAGCCACATGCCCCAGGCTCCTGCATCCACTACGTCAGGCATGATCCCAAGAGCAGCCACACCTGCAGCCACAGTTGCTGCTCCACAGCCTGCTGTCACCAAACCATTGTTCCCTAGTGCAGGACAG GCTGTGCCTGGGGCAGCAGCAGCCACTACTTCTGCTGCTCCCAAAGCCACATTCCCAGCCTACAGTCAGCCTGCGCCCTCTGCTGCCAGCGCAGGCAGCACTGTGGCCAAACCTGCCACACCCATCACAAGTAAGCCTGCCACCCTCACCACTACCAGTGCAACCAGTAAGTTGATCCACCCTGATGAGGATATCTCTCTG gagGAGCTGCGTGCTCAACTACCACGCTACCAGTGTAAGATCCCTAACACAGGGCAGGCACACATCAGCACTCCTCCTGTTGGACCAATGGGAGGGGTGTTGCCTGCTCAACAGGGTGCTTCCTCACAGCCAGCCAGGCATCCCATGCATG GGCCATACGGTACCCCATCCCAGGCAGTGCCTGGCTATGTGCCAGGGGCAATGTCACCATATGGACAAGGGCCCCCAATGGTTCCTCCTTACCAGGGAGCTCCCCCAAGGCCGCCCATGGCCATGAGACCTCCTGTAATGTCCCAGGGAGGCCGTTATTGA
- the znf207a gene encoding BUB3-interacting and GLEBS motif-containing protein ZNF207a isoform X1 has translation MGRKKKKQMKPWCWYCNRDFDDEKILIQHQKAKHFKCHICHKKLYTGPGLAIHCMQVHKETIDGVPNAIPGRTDIELEIYGMEGIPEKDMEERRRVLEQKTQENQKKKQNQDDSDEDDDDDEAGPSFQQAAAQPQAAYAPMAQPGMAPVPTPGMPPGSYSGMPPMMPAVPPMMPGMPPVMPGMPPGMMPMGGMMPPGPGMPPMMPGMPPGMPPPMGHRPGMSHMPQAPASTTSGMIPRAATPAATVAAPQPAVTKPLFPSAGQMGTRAPSTSSASSSMDTLSAPSKPLSQAVPGAAAATTSAAPKATFPAYSQPAPSAASAGSTVAKPATPITSKPATLTTTSATSKLIHPDEDISLEELRAQLPRYQCKIPNTGQAHISTPPVGPMGGVLPAQQGASSQPARHPMHGPYGTPSQAVPGYVPGAMSPYGQGPPMVPPYQGAPPRPPMAMRPPVMSQGGRY, from the exons ATgggaaggaaaaagaagaagcagatgAAGCCATGGTGTTG GTATTGTAATAGGGATTTTGATGACGAAAAGATTCTTATTCAGCACCAAAAGGCCAAACACTTTAAGTGTCACATATGTCATAAAAAGCTATACACTGGTCCGGGCCTGGCCATCCACTGTATGCAG GTTCACAAAGAAACAATCGATGGTGTTCCCAATGCCATACCTGGAAGAACAGACATTGAATTGGAAATTTATGGGATGGAGGGTATTCCAGAGAAAGATATGGAAGAAAGGAGACGGGTACTCGAGCAGAAAACACAGG AAAaccagaaaaagaaacagaaccaAGATGACtcggatgaagatgatgatgatgatgaggcaGGACCCTCATTCCAGCAGGCAGCAGCACAGCCTCAGGCTGCTTACGCTCCTATGGCACAGCCTGGAATGGCACCTGTGCCCACACCAGGGATGCCACCTGGGAGCTACTCAG gaatgcCACCAATGATGCCTGCAGTCCCTCCCATGATGCCAGGGATGCCCCCAGTTATGCCAGGGATGCCACCTGG CATGATGCCCATGGGTGGGATGATGCCACCGGGACCAGGAATGCCTCCGATGATGCCAGGCATGCCACCAG GCATGCCTCCTCCTATGGGCCATCGTCCAGGTATGAGCCACATGCCCCAGGCTCCTGCATCCACTACGTCAGGCATGATCCCAAGAGCAGCCACACCTGCAGCCACAGTTGCTGCTCCACAGCCTGCTGTCACCAAACCATTGTTCCCTAGTGCAGGACAG ATGGGGACTCGAGCTCCCAGCACAAGCTCAGCCTCCTCCAGTATGGACACTTTGTCAGCACCCTCTAAGCCGCTGTCGCAA GCTGTGCCTGGGGCAGCAGCAGCCACTACTTCTGCTGCTCCCAAAGCCACATTCCCAGCCTACAGTCAGCCTGCGCCCTCTGCTGCCAGCGCAGGCAGCACTGTGGCCAAACCTGCCACACCCATCACAAGTAAGCCTGCCACCCTCACCACTACCAGTGCAACCAGTAAGTTGATCCACCCTGATGAGGATATCTCTCTG gagGAGCTGCGTGCTCAACTACCACGCTACCAGTGTAAGATCCCTAACACAGGGCAGGCACACATCAGCACTCCTCCTGTTGGACCAATGGGAGGGGTGTTGCCTGCTCAACAGGGTGCTTCCTCACAGCCAGCCAGGCATCCCATGCATG GGCCATACGGTACCCCATCCCAGGCAGTGCCTGGCTATGTGCCAGGGGCAATGTCACCATATGGACAAGGGCCCCCAATGGTTCCTCCTTACCAGGGAGCTCCCCCAAGGCCGCCCATGGCCATGAGACCTCCTGTAATGTCCCAGGGAGGCCGTTATTGA
- the slc25a23b gene encoding calcium-binding mitochondrial carrier protein SCaMC-3b: MGEARVRLPLGWTRALCQDDNASEAERKKRWAELFDQLDVNKDGRIDINELRNGLAAWGVIRSDVDEIVRVSDTNHDGQLDFEEFTQYLCMHEKELRLMFHSLDNNNDGHIDVGEIQQSLQSLGVKVSIEQASRILQSMDRDGTMTINWNEWRDHFLFNPFHNMEEIAHFWKHSLMLDIGEHLTVPDEFSEHERRAGLVWRQLVAGAIAGAVSRTGTAPLDRLKVFLQVHGSAGVSLWCGLQRMVQEGGVMSLWRGNAINVVKIAPESAIKFMAYEQIKWLIRGSKEGGTLRVQERFVAGSLAGATAQTIIYPMEVLKTRLTLRKTGQYSGMVDCAKQILHKEGVRAFYRGYVPNTIGIIPYAGIDLAVYETLKNAWLQRYCMGSADPGVLVLLGCGTVSSTCGQLASYPLALIRTRMQAQASTEGAPKLSMVGQFKHIVTQEGVPGLYRGIAPNFLKVIPAVSISYVVYEHMKKVLGVNS; the protein is encoded by the exons ATGGGAGAAGCGAGGGTTCGGCTGCCTTTAGGTTGGACCCGGGCTCTCTGTCAAGATGACAACGCTTCAGAAGCTGAGCGAAAGAAACGATGGGCTGAACTGTTCGACCAGCTCGATGTGAATAAAGACGGCAGGATAGATATTAACGAACTTCGGAACGGTCTCGCGGCTTGGGGGGTCATCCGCAGTGACGTGGACGAG ATAGTCCGTGTCAGTGATACCAATCATGATGGACAGCTAGACTTTGAGGAATTCACCCAGTATTTGTGCATGCATGAGAAAGAGCTCAGACTCATGTTCCACAGTTTGGACAACAACAATGATG GTCATATAGATGTAGGGGAAATCCAGCAGTCTTTGCAAAGTCTGGGTGTTAAAGTGTCGATTGAGCAGGCCTCCAGGATACTGCAAAG CATGGACAGAGATGGTACAATGACCATCAACTGGAATGAATGGCGAGATCATTTCCTGTTTAATCCATTTCACAACATGGAGGAAATTGCCCATTTTTGGAAGCACTCTTTG ATGCTTGATATAGGAGAACACCTGACAGTGCCGGATGAATTTTCTGAACACGAGCGGAGGGCAGGGTTGGTCTGGAGGCAGCTTGTTGCAGGCGCGATTGCAGGAGCTGTATCCAGAACTGGAACTGCTCCACTAGACAGACTAAAAGTTTTTTTACAG GTTCATGGGTCAGCAGGTGTCAGTTTGTGGTGTGGACTACAGCGAATGGTACAGGAGGGGGGTGTCATGTCCTTATGGAGGGGAAATGCCATAAATGTTGTCAAAATTGCTCCTGAGTCTGCAATCAAGTTTATGGCATATGAACAA ATAAAGTGGCTGATTCGAGGTTCCAAGGAAGGGGGTACACTGAGGGTTCAGGAGAGGTTTGTTGCTGGCTCATTGGCTGGAGCCACTGCTCAAACTATCATCTACCCAATGGAG GTGTTGAAGACGCGTCTTACTCTACGGAAGACAGGGCAATACTCTGGGATGGTAGACTGCGCCAAGCAGATTCTGCATAAGGAAGGGGTGCGAGCCTTCTACAGGGGCTATGTACCAAACACAATTGGCATCATTCCTTATGCTGGCATTGATCTGGCTGTCTATGAG ACTTTGAAAAATGCCTGGCTGCAGAGGTACTGTATGGGTTCAGCTGATCCTGGTGTTTTGGTTTTGCTTGGCTGTGGCACCGTGTCAAGCACCTGTGGCCAGCTAGCCAGTTACCCATTAGCCCTTATTCGTACTCGCATGCAGGCACAGG CTTCCACAGAGGGTGCTCCAAAACTATCCATGGTGGGCCAATTCAAACACATAGTGACCCAAGAGGGTGTCCCAGGTCTGTACCGTGGCATTGCCCCCAACTTCCTGAAAGTCATTCCTGCAGTTAGTATTTCTTATGTGGTCTATGAGCACATGAAGAAAGTCCTGGGAGTGAATTCATAG